A window of Pseudomonas denitrificans (nom. rej.) genomic DNA:
AGCCCCCGGGCCAGCGGCGGTTCGCCACTCTTCGTCGCGGACCGCCGGTCACCACGGGACCCTCAGGCCATCGTGCCGTCGGGCTTCTGGTAGATCGAACGGCGGGGCTGGGCGAAGACCCGGCGCAGCATGGGTTCGAAGAACTCCAGGGGCAGCACTTCGCCGTCCGGATCGAAGGCGGCGGCGTCGTAGCGCGCGCAGAATTCGATGGTCTGCTCGAACTGTGGGTGGCCCTTGAACTGCTCGCGCAGGTGCCGGTCCAGGCCCAGGTGATGGAAGAAGTAGTAACCCTGGAAGATCGCGTGCTTCTCGATCATCCACAGGTTGGCCTCGCTGACGAACGGCTTGAGGATGGCCGCGGCGATGTCGGCGTGGTTGAACGAACCGAGCGTGTCGCCGATATCGTGGAGCAGGGCGCAGACCACGTACTCCTCGTCGCGACCGTCGCGGTGGGCCAGGGTGGCGGTCTGCAG
This region includes:
- a CDS encoding HD domain-containing protein translates to MNARANFTHMEDGSAEDWAIIAKDFGQYAALLPDRIMTHLRLLDGDFGGFPVDRLTHSLQTATLAHRDGRDEEYVVCALLHDIGDTLGSFNHADIAAAILKPFVSEANLWMIEKHAIFQGYYFFHHLGLDRHLREQFKGHPQFEQTIEFCARYDAAAFDPDGEVLPLEFFEPMLRRVFAQPRRSIYQKPDGTMA